In Primulina huaijiensis isolate GDHJ02 unplaced genomic scaffold, ASM1229523v2 scaffold20025, whole genome shotgun sequence, the following are encoded in one genomic region:
- the LOC140966100 gene encoding zinc finger protein CONSTANS-LIKE 9-like isoform X3, with protein MGYLCDFCGEQRSFVYCRSDVACLCLSCDRNVHSANALSRRHSRTLVCGRCNSQPAVVRCIEENISLCQNCDWTEHNGSDTSHVHRIQAVNCYSGCPSATELSAIWWFLLDSTNEKKTGYMSITDNKPKDFLGPQQKDNVRDASLEAEDSCLHTEDLDKSVTQMDSLSPLLDPKTHNMVQAPGVSQSALPKDNSFYDDFNMDEADINIENYEELFGVALNDPEQLFDDEELFGTKAMSYTAEESYVGGVNVTLTACSNAASIDSVISCKTETNVCFAGEISATDYQNCGASSSRIMGEPRRCPLVSESSLPSSSRTDAVMRYKEKKKTRNRFEKKVRYASRKARADVRRREKGRFIKAGDAYDYDPLIPSRSY; from the exons ATGGGTTATCTTTGTGATTTCTGTGGGGAACAAAGATCGTTTGTATATTGTCGGTCTGATGTGGCTTGTTTATGTTTATCATGTGACCGAAATGTTCATTCTGCTAATGCTCTCTCGAGACGTCACTCAAGGACACTTGTGTGCGGAAGATGCAATTCTCAGCCGGCTGTTGTTAGATGTATTGAGGAAAATATATCTCTTTGCCAAAATTGTGATTGGACGGAGCATAATGGCTCCGATACTAGTCATGTGCATAGGATACAAGCGGTAAATTGTTATTCTGGCTGCCCTTCAGCTACAGAACTTTCAGCAATTTGGTGGTTTCTTTTAGATTCAACCAATGAGAAGAAAACGGGTTATATGAGCATTACTGATAACAAGCCAAAGGATTTCTTAGGTCCCCAGCAAAAGGACAACGTTCGAGATGCATCCCTTGAGGCAGAGGATAGCTGTCTGCATACTGAGGATCTTGATAAATCAGTAACTCAAATGGATTCACTATCACCTTTACTTGACCCCAAGACACATAATATGGTCCAGGCACCTGGAGTTTCGCAGTCTGCTTTGCCAAAG GACAATAGTTTCTACGATGATTTTAATATGGACGAGGCCGACATAAATATTGAGAACTATGAAGAACTCTTTGGTGTAGCTCTTAATGATCCAGAACAGCTTTTTGATGACGAGGAACTTTTTGGGACAAAGGCCATGTCTTACACTGCTGAG GAATCATATGTTGGAGGGGTAAATGTTACACTAACAGCGTGTAGCAATGCAGCATCTATTGATTCAGTGATAAGCTGTAAGACTGAAACCAATGTATGTTTTGCCGGAGAGATCAGTGCGACAGATTATCAAAATTGTGGAGCTTCCTCATCACGAATCATGGGAGAACCACGAAGGTGCCCTCTGGTTTCAGAAAGTTCGCTGCCTTCCTCTAGCAGGACTGATGCTGTCATGCGTTacaaggagaagaagaagacacGAAA CAGATTTGAGAAGAAAGTAAGATATGCATCTCGCAAGGCAAGAGCTGATGTAAGAAGAAGAGAAAAGGGACGTTTCATCAAGGCTGGTGATGCTTATGATTATGATCCATTGATACCAAGCCGAAGCTACTGA
- the LOC140966136 gene encoding uncharacterized protein: protein MMGQSSVNLSRDRSSRREKLGQNALALMKKLCFTLFAIGVLVFTVIAVSYTPNNQLFYPFSKITNFFTPTSDAILNSDDAVVANDAGFLAKYGSDSGGEINSVVPDCGGKVDEPIDCGDPNLFILLMRSAMENLKDIQFYRFGKPVKGNNDSSCHMAWRYTPKEANATAFYNDYRSFELIRLENCTFSLVGIGDYCSGENARKKMSKWVEANPIVLPEAGEIVNDTFSEMGSKDSFSRGKYLIYSGGKDRCKSMDQYLWSFLCMLGEAQYLNRTLVMNLSICLSKMYTSSGQDEEGKDFRFYFDFEHLLDSASVVDQAEFWSDWNMLQQKDGLTLHFVENHSKVTPMKLARVKDTLIMRKFGNVHSSNNWFQVCEGEASSVIERPWSVIWKSRPLLDVASAIGARMKWDYDAVHVERGAKVKNKESWPNLDKDTSPESLLATLKNKIEDGRELYISTDERKRSFFDPLKSIYSTHFLDEHKDLWDVNSDWYAEMLKLNRGKPVEFDDFMKISVESEVLSSGKRHIETFNDLTKDCKNGINTCN, encoded by the coding sequence ATGATGGGTCAGTCGTCAGTAAATCTATCTAGGGATAGAAGTTCCAGGCGAGAGAAGCTTGGACAAAATGCATTAGCTTTGATGAAGAAACTCTGTTTCACTTTATTTGCTATTGGGGTTTTGGTTTTCACTGTAATTGCTGTATCTTACACGCCCAATAACCAGTTGTTTTACCCTTTCTCAAAGATCACAAATTTCTTCACACCCACTTCGGATGCCATTCTTAACTCAGACGATGCTGTTGTGGCGAATGATGCGGGTTTCTTGGCCAAATATGGGTCAGATTCCGGGGGTGAAATCAATTCTGTGGTTCCTGATTGTGGAGGCAAAGTCGACGAGCCCATTGATTGTGGCGATCCCAATTTGTTTATCTTATTAATGAGGTCTGCAATGGAGAATCTTAAAGACATTCAATTCTATCGGTTTGGGAAGCCAGTGAAAGGGAATAATGATAGTTCTTGTCATATGGCGTGGAGGTATACGCCTAAGGAAGCAAATGCCACCGCATTTTACAACGATTATCGGAGTTTTGAGCTTATAAGATTAGAGAATTGCACGTTTAGCTTGGTGGGCATTGGGGATTATTGTTCGGGTGAAAATGCTAGAAAGAAGATGAGCAAATGGGTGGAGGCTAATCCTATTGTGCTGCCGGAGGCTGGGGAAATTGTGAATGATACTTTTTCTGAGATGGGATCAAAGGATTCATTTAGCCGTGGCAAGTATTTGATTTATTCAGGTGGCAAGGATAGGTGCAAGAGCATGGATCAGTATTTATGGAGTTTCTTGTGTATGCTAGGGGAGGCACAGTATTTGAATCGAACCTTAGTTATGAACCTTAGCATATGTTTGTCTAAGATGTATACGTCATCTGGTCAAGATGAGGAAGGCAAAGATTTCAGATTTTACTTTGATTTTGAGCACTTGTTGGATTCGGCATCCGTGGTTGACCAGGCTGAGTTCTGGTCAGACTGGAACATGTTGCAACAAAAAGATGGATTAACGCTTCATTTTGTGGAGAATCATTCCAAGGTTACACCTATGAAGCTAGCGCGAGTGAAGGATACTTTAATAATGAGAAAGTTTGGAAATGTACATTCGAGTAATAATTGGTTCCAAGTTTGTGAGGGTGAAGCCTCTTCTGTCATTGAAAGACCATGGAGTGTGATTTGGAAGTCAAGACCCTTGTTGGATGTGGCTTCGGCTATTGGAGCAAGAATGAAATGGGATTATGATGCTGTTCATGTCGAGCGAGGGGCGAAAGTGAAAAACAAGGAGTCATGGCCGAATCTTGATAAAGATACTTCGCCGGAATCTCTTCTTGCAACTTTGAAAAACAAGATTGAAGATGGAAGGGAACTTTACATTTCAACAGACGAAAGGAAAAGGTCGTTCTTTGATCCTTTGAAGAGTATATATTCGACACATTTTCTTGATGAACATAAAGATCTCTGGGATGTCAATAGCGACTGGTATGCCGAGATGTTGAAGCTCAACCGTGGAAAGCCTGTTGAATTTGATGATTTCATGAAGATTTCTGTTGAATCTGAGGTACTTTCGAGTGGAAAAAGGCATATAGAGACATTCAATGATCTTACCAAAGACTGCAAGAATGGTATCAATACGTGTAACTAA
- the LOC140966100 gene encoding zinc finger protein CONSTANS-LIKE 9-like isoform X2: MGYLCDFCGEQRSFVYCRSDVACLCLSCDRNVHSANALSRRHSRTLVCGRCNSQPAVVRCIEENISLCQNCDWTEHNGSDTSHVHRIQAVNCYSGCPSATELSAIWWFLLDSTNEKKTGYMSITDNKPKDFLGPQQKDNVRDASLEAEDSCLHTEDLDKSVTQMDSLSPLLDPKTHNMVQAPGVSQSALPKVFLPETKGPDAFQDNSFYDDFNMDEADINIENYEELFGVALNDPEQLFDDEELFGTKAMSYTAEESYVGGVNVTLTACSNAASIDSVISCKTETNVCFAGEISATDYQNCGASSSRIMGEPRRCPLVSESSLPSSSRTDAVMRYKEKKKTRKFEKKVRYASRKARADVRRREKGRFIKAGDAYDYDPLIPSRSY, from the exons ATGGGTTATCTTTGTGATTTCTGTGGGGAACAAAGATCGTTTGTATATTGTCGGTCTGATGTGGCTTGTTTATGTTTATCATGTGACCGAAATGTTCATTCTGCTAATGCTCTCTCGAGACGTCACTCAAGGACACTTGTGTGCGGAAGATGCAATTCTCAGCCGGCTGTTGTTAGATGTATTGAGGAAAATATATCTCTTTGCCAAAATTGTGATTGGACGGAGCATAATGGCTCCGATACTAGTCATGTGCATAGGATACAAGCGGTAAATTGTTATTCTGGCTGCCCTTCAGCTACAGAACTTTCAGCAATTTGGTGGTTTCTTTTAGATTCAACCAATGAGAAGAAAACGGGTTATATGAGCATTACTGATAACAAGCCAAAGGATTTCTTAGGTCCCCAGCAAAAGGACAACGTTCGAGATGCATCCCTTGAGGCAGAGGATAGCTGTCTGCATACTGAGGATCTTGATAAATCAGTAACTCAAATGGATTCACTATCACCTTTACTTGACCCCAAGACACATAATATGGTCCAGGCACCTGGAGTTTCGCAGTCTGCTTTGCCAAAG GTTTTCTTACCTGAAACAAAGGGACCTGATGCATTTCAGGACAATAGTTTCTACGATGATTTTAATATGGACGAGGCCGACATAAATATTGAGAACTATGAAGAACTCTTTGGTGTAGCTCTTAATGATCCAGAACAGCTTTTTGATGACGAGGAACTTTTTGGGACAAAGGCCATGTCTTACACTGCTGAG GAATCATATGTTGGAGGGGTAAATGTTACACTAACAGCGTGTAGCAATGCAGCATCTATTGATTCAGTGATAAGCTGTAAGACTGAAACCAATGTATGTTTTGCCGGAGAGATCAGTGCGACAGATTATCAAAATTGTGGAGCTTCCTCATCACGAATCATGGGAGAACCACGAAGGTGCCCTCTGGTTTCAGAAAGTTCGCTGCCTTCCTCTAGCAGGACTGATGCTGTCATGCGTTacaaggagaagaagaagacacGAAA ATTTGAGAAGAAAGTAAGATATGCATCTCGCAAGGCAAGAGCTGATGTAAGAAGAAGAGAAAAGGGACGTTTCATCAAGGCTGGTGATGCTTATGATTATGATCCATTGATACCAAGCCGAAGCTACTGA
- the LOC140966100 gene encoding zinc finger protein CONSTANS-LIKE 9-like isoform X1: MGYLCDFCGEQRSFVYCRSDVACLCLSCDRNVHSANALSRRHSRTLVCGRCNSQPAVVRCIEENISLCQNCDWTEHNGSDTSHVHRIQAVNCYSGCPSATELSAIWWFLLDSTNEKKTGYMSITDNKPKDFLGPQQKDNVRDASLEAEDSCLHTEDLDKSVTQMDSLSPLLDPKTHNMVQAPGVSQSALPKVFLPETKGPDAFQDNSFYDDFNMDEADINIENYEELFGVALNDPEQLFDDEELFGTKAMSYTAEESYVGGVNVTLTACSNAASIDSVISCKTETNVCFAGEISATDYQNCGASSSRIMGEPRRCPLVSESSLPSSSRTDAVMRYKEKKKTRNRFEKKVRYASRKARADVRRREKGRFIKAGDAYDYDPLIPSRSY; the protein is encoded by the exons ATGGGTTATCTTTGTGATTTCTGTGGGGAACAAAGATCGTTTGTATATTGTCGGTCTGATGTGGCTTGTTTATGTTTATCATGTGACCGAAATGTTCATTCTGCTAATGCTCTCTCGAGACGTCACTCAAGGACACTTGTGTGCGGAAGATGCAATTCTCAGCCGGCTGTTGTTAGATGTATTGAGGAAAATATATCTCTTTGCCAAAATTGTGATTGGACGGAGCATAATGGCTCCGATACTAGTCATGTGCATAGGATACAAGCGGTAAATTGTTATTCTGGCTGCCCTTCAGCTACAGAACTTTCAGCAATTTGGTGGTTTCTTTTAGATTCAACCAATGAGAAGAAAACGGGTTATATGAGCATTACTGATAACAAGCCAAAGGATTTCTTAGGTCCCCAGCAAAAGGACAACGTTCGAGATGCATCCCTTGAGGCAGAGGATAGCTGTCTGCATACTGAGGATCTTGATAAATCAGTAACTCAAATGGATTCACTATCACCTTTACTTGACCCCAAGACACATAATATGGTCCAGGCACCTGGAGTTTCGCAGTCTGCTTTGCCAAAG GTTTTCTTACCTGAAACAAAGGGACCTGATGCATTTCAGGACAATAGTTTCTACGATGATTTTAATATGGACGAGGCCGACATAAATATTGAGAACTATGAAGAACTCTTTGGTGTAGCTCTTAATGATCCAGAACAGCTTTTTGATGACGAGGAACTTTTTGGGACAAAGGCCATGTCTTACACTGCTGAG GAATCATATGTTGGAGGGGTAAATGTTACACTAACAGCGTGTAGCAATGCAGCATCTATTGATTCAGTGATAAGCTGTAAGACTGAAACCAATGTATGTTTTGCCGGAGAGATCAGTGCGACAGATTATCAAAATTGTGGAGCTTCCTCATCACGAATCATGGGAGAACCACGAAGGTGCCCTCTGGTTTCAGAAAGTTCGCTGCCTTCCTCTAGCAGGACTGATGCTGTCATGCGTTacaaggagaagaagaagacacGAAA CAGATTTGAGAAGAAAGTAAGATATGCATCTCGCAAGGCAAGAGCTGATGTAAGAAGAAGAGAAAAGGGACGTTTCATCAAGGCTGGTGATGCTTATGATTATGATCCATTGATACCAAGCCGAAGCTACTGA
- the LOC140966084 gene encoding 4-hydroxyphenylpyruvate dioxygenase has product MGKDSSSATESTAFKLVGFKNFQRSNPKSDHFPVKSFHHVEFWCGDATNTSRRFSWGLGMPLSAKSDLSTGNSVHASYLLRSGDLNFLFTAPYSPSIASAVSASIPTFSFSNHCSFSSSHGFAVRALAIEVESAFSAFSASVSRGARPVSPPVFLSDNKTAIAEVHLYGDVVLRFVSYDGDDSAINNGFSFLPGFEPVEHSAAYQELDYGIRRLDHAVGNVPELGPVVDYFKKFTGFHEFAEFTAEDIGTTESGLNSVVLANNNENVLFPLNEPVFGTKRKSQIQTYLEHNEGAGVQHLALVSEDIFRTLREMRKRSWVGGFEFMPGPPPTYYKNLKSRAADVLTDEHIKECE; this is encoded by the coding sequence ATGGGCAAGGATTCCTCCTCCGCCACCGAATCCACGGCGTTTAAGCTCGTGGGATTCAAGAATTTCCAACGCAGCAACCCGAAATCCGACCATTTCCCCGTCAAAAGCTTCCACCACGTCGAATTTTGGTGCGGAGACGCTACCAACACCTCTCGGCGTTTTTCATGGGGTCTCGGCATGCCATTATCTGCCAAATCGGACCTATCCACGGGAAACTCTGTTCACGCCTCTTATCTTCTTCGTTCTGGCGACCTTAACTTCCTATTCACCGCCCCTTATTCACCCTCTATTGCTTCTGCTGTATCGGCCTCTATTCCTACGTTTTCTTTCTCCAATCACTGTTCATTTTCCTCATCTCATGGTTTCGCTGTGCGCGCTCTCGCCATTGAAGTCGAATCCGCCTTCTCTGCCTTCTCTGCTTCCGTATCCCGCGGTGCCAGACCCGTCTCACCACCAGTGTTTCTGTCAGACAATAAAACAGCCATTGCTGAGGTTCATTTGTATGGTGATGTGGTTCTACGTTTCGTCAGCTATGATGGTGACGATTCGGCAATTAATAATGGGTTCTCCTTTTTACCCGGGTTTGAGCCGGTGGAACACTCCGCAGCTTATCAAGAACTGGATTATGGGATCAGGAGGCTTGATCATGCGGTAGGAAATGTGCCCGAATTGGGCCCTGTCGTGGACTACTTCAAAAAGTTCACCGGGTTCCACGAATTTGCTGAATTCACAGCTGAGGATATTGGTACAACGGAGAGCGGTTTGAATTCTGTGGTTCTGGCGAACAACAATGAGAACGTGTTATTCCCATTGAACGAACCGGTTTTTGGGACGAAAAGAAAGAGCCAGATACAGACTTATTTGGAGCACAACGAAGGGGCAGGGGTGCAGCATTTGGCATTGGTGAGTGAGGATATTTTTAGGACTTTGAGGGAGATGAGGAAGAGAAGTTGGGTAGGGGGATTTGAGTTCATGCCCGGGCCACCTCCTACTTATTATAAGAATTTGAAAAGCAGGGCTGCAGACGTGCTTACCGATGAACATATTAAGGAGTGCGAGTAG